From a region of the Streptomyces sp. NBC_01454 genome:
- a CDS encoding PD-(D/E)XK motif protein: MNSEWRNRLDRHWTALEASVPSHERALRVAELAVDTNEGALAVAVDHHGHRHLLVPVRAHQKIRGGFNGPVLELRKHPLEDNGDYQDYVNLGCLRREVNDVFTSLCADIVAAAGALPSNPVRALHHVIDRWRALFQTGGALLGPEQMAGLFGELLVMERLLLADPSAHRLWRGPGGHRHDFGAGVRAVEVKALTGRRGRRIRIHGLGQLEAPQDGTLYLACFGLERATGAGIGLVELIDRVMRLGDDESALLTLLAAEGYRWSDAERYRDVRFVVQEECWYDVDASFPKLTGELLHDAGVPIRVEDVHYTVDLSSDSPPALHVGSVDDHLRTLIEESA; this comes from the coding sequence GTGAACAGCGAGTGGAGAAATCGCCTCGATCGCCATTGGACCGCATTGGAGGCATCCGTTCCGTCGCACGAGAGGGCTCTGCGGGTTGCCGAGCTGGCGGTCGACACGAATGAAGGGGCCTTGGCGGTAGCTGTTGATCATCATGGTCACCGCCATCTCCTGGTGCCCGTGCGTGCTCATCAGAAGATTCGGGGTGGCTTCAACGGGCCTGTGCTGGAACTGCGCAAACACCCTCTTGAGGACAACGGCGACTATCAGGACTACGTGAATCTGGGATGCCTCCGCCGCGAAGTGAATGATGTCTTCACATCCCTGTGCGCGGACATTGTGGCGGCCGCAGGAGCCCTGCCCAGCAATCCCGTCAGAGCGCTCCATCACGTCATCGACCGTTGGAGGGCTCTCTTTCAGACCGGTGGTGCGTTGCTGGGGCCGGAGCAGATGGCGGGGCTCTTCGGGGAGCTTCTCGTCATGGAAAGGCTGCTTCTGGCGGACCCGAGCGCACATCGCCTTTGGCGAGGTCCGGGTGGACACCGGCACGACTTCGGCGCGGGCGTCCGTGCCGTCGAGGTGAAAGCCTTGACCGGTCGGCGGGGGCGGCGGATTCGCATCCACGGACTGGGGCAATTGGAGGCGCCGCAAGATGGAACGCTGTACTTGGCCTGCTTCGGGCTGGAGCGCGCCACCGGAGCGGGTATCGGCTTGGTCGAACTCATCGACCGTGTCATGCGGCTCGGCGATGACGAGAGTGCGCTGCTCACCCTGCTGGCGGCCGAGGGATACCGCTGGAGCGATGCTGAACGCTACCGAGACGTCCGGTTCGTCGTGCAGGAGGAGTGTTGGTATGACGTGGATGCCTCCTTCCCGAAGCTGACGGGTGAGTTGCTCCACGACGCCGGCGTGCCCATTCGTGTGGAGGACGTGCACTACACCGTTGACCTGTCCTCCGATTCGCCCCCCGCGCTTCATGTCGGCAGCGTCGACGATCATCTCCGCACTTTGATCGAGGAGAGTGCATGA
- a CDS encoding Z1 domain-containing protein: MSDEIERMYEVFRDLLDTGTPEESVKKLEVLQIGQDAIQKIIEMHEQRTIRIREMEEPRSVVLDNRDTWYTGPRPRDKCWPAMVDQLCQDSGWSLDSPSLASLDSSSTRIVSLLSHPREKKFSTRGLVVGYVQSGKTTNFTAVMSKAADRGYKLFIVLSGIHNGLRRQTQARLVKQLVQANPTRWSQLTGLDKDFTPGDNAASYFGRSNRTHVLCVVKKNATVLRKLSEWLGSASEYLQDCPALVIDDEADQATVATKSINPLIREILDRLPKSAYVGYTASPFANLLIDPSAENDLYPEHFIVNLPSPEGHGYFGTEVLFGRYALDGEDPAEVDDGYDMIRQVPDEDVARVRPLKRADVEGFAPEITETLRDALRYFWLCAAARRVRGTGNPHNTMLIHTSVNTTVHNSFHAPLDFERKSLAGQLGEASVIEELRRLWVAETERVPAGAFAESPVSFSDVLAVLPDVLDDCRIIMDNSSSEDRLDYENGPVVAIAVGGNTLSRGLTLEGLTVSYFVRAVSAYDTLLQMGRWFGFRTGYADLPRIWMTGELQGWFRHLATVEAEMRRDIDVYMTEDKTPLTFAVRLRTHPALRVTAAAKMKSAVYAASAFGGQRVQTRYFHTDAEWLKRNQSAARNLVAKALRAAAQQERRPEDGRFLLRDVPHDHVLDFLADYRFHEKSQECDAELLSGYIQKRTAVGSLRTWNLAIVGNPVGSTEENFEFAPGMAVRRITRAKIDTTDSPAGFADIKTLMSRKDAALDLQGDTTKLSEEEIKAERRRQLPDTGLVVLYPIDKVSEPVPAKATRRALNAEEHVIGVGLVFPRPSGDDSTVEWNYISADLSGVNLEVEDFSLVEGEAAG; this comes from the coding sequence GTGAGTGATGAAATCGAGCGCATGTACGAAGTTTTCAGGGATCTGCTCGACACCGGCACGCCTGAGGAATCCGTAAAGAAACTGGAAGTCCTGCAGATCGGTCAGGACGCCATTCAAAAGATCATCGAGATGCACGAGCAGCGGACCATCCGGATAAGGGAAATGGAAGAGCCGCGCTCCGTGGTTCTGGACAACCGTGACACCTGGTACACGGGCCCTCGTCCGCGGGACAAGTGCTGGCCGGCGATGGTGGATCAGTTGTGCCAGGACAGCGGGTGGTCGCTTGATTCTCCTTCGCTCGCGAGTCTGGATTCTTCGTCGACACGCATCGTGTCGCTCCTCAGCCATCCGCGTGAGAAGAAGTTCTCCACTCGCGGGCTCGTGGTCGGTTATGTGCAGTCCGGGAAAACCACGAATTTCACCGCCGTCATGTCCAAGGCTGCAGACCGCGGATACAAGTTGTTCATTGTCCTGTCGGGCATCCATAACGGTTTGCGGCGCCAGACGCAAGCCAGGCTCGTCAAGCAACTGGTCCAGGCAAACCCCACCAGGTGGTCGCAGCTCACCGGTCTCGACAAGGACTTCACGCCAGGTGACAATGCCGCCTCATACTTCGGAAGAAGTAACCGCACCCATGTGCTGTGTGTGGTCAAAAAGAATGCCACCGTGCTTCGAAAGCTTTCCGAGTGGCTGGGCTCCGCCTCCGAATACCTCCAGGACTGCCCGGCGCTGGTGATCGACGACGAGGCGGATCAAGCAACCGTCGCCACGAAGTCGATCAACCCGCTCATCCGAGAAATCTTGGACCGGCTGCCCAAGTCGGCGTACGTCGGCTACACCGCTTCCCCTTTCGCCAACCTTCTCATCGACCCGTCCGCGGAGAACGATCTCTACCCTGAGCACTTCATCGTCAATCTGCCGAGTCCCGAGGGGCACGGGTACTTCGGGACCGAGGTGCTCTTCGGTCGGTACGCTCTCGACGGGGAGGACCCGGCCGAGGTCGATGACGGATACGACATGATCCGTCAGGTGCCTGATGAGGATGTCGCGCGCGTCCGACCGTTGAAACGTGCCGATGTCGAAGGCTTCGCTCCCGAGATCACGGAAACGCTGCGGGACGCGCTCCGCTATTTCTGGCTTTGTGCAGCTGCACGGCGCGTCCGAGGAACGGGAAATCCGCACAACACGATGCTCATCCACACGAGCGTGAACACCACGGTTCACAACAGCTTTCATGCTCCGCTGGACTTCGAGAGGAAAAGTCTCGCGGGACAGCTGGGCGAGGCGAGTGTCATCGAAGAACTGCGCCGGCTCTGGGTTGCGGAGACGGAGAGGGTGCCCGCCGGTGCGTTTGCCGAATCCCCCGTGAGCTTCAGTGACGTACTTGCCGTCCTGCCGGATGTGCTCGACGATTGTCGAATCATCATGGACAACTCCAGCAGTGAGGACCGGCTGGACTACGAGAACGGTCCGGTCGTGGCGATCGCCGTAGGCGGTAACACTCTCTCCCGTGGCCTGACACTGGAAGGCTTGACAGTCAGCTATTTCGTACGTGCGGTCTCCGCTTACGACACGCTGCTGCAGATGGGACGCTGGTTCGGCTTCCGGACGGGATACGCCGACCTTCCTCGCATCTGGATGACAGGGGAGCTGCAGGGGTGGTTCCGCCATCTGGCCACTGTCGAGGCCGAGATGCGTCGTGACATCGACGTCTACATGACCGAGGACAAGACCCCGCTGACGTTTGCCGTCAGGCTGCGTACCCATCCTGCGCTGCGGGTCACGGCGGCCGCAAAGATGAAGAGTGCGGTGTACGCCGCGTCGGCGTTCGGCGGCCAACGTGTTCAGACACGCTACTTCCACACCGATGCCGAGTGGCTGAAGCGGAACCAATCCGCAGCCAGGAACTTGGTCGCCAAGGCCTTGCGCGCAGCGGCACAGCAGGAACGCCGGCCCGAGGACGGCCGCTTCCTGTTGCGTGACGTGCCGCACGATCACGTACTCGACTTCCTTGCCGACTACCGGTTCCATGAGAAGTCGCAAGAGTGCGATGCGGAGTTGCTGAGCGGTTACATCCAAAAGCGAACCGCTGTCGGCTCCCTGCGTACGTGGAATCTCGCCATCGTCGGCAACCCCGTCGGAAGCACGGAGGAGAACTTCGAGTTCGCGCCGGGTATGGCCGTGCGTCGCATCACGCGCGCGAAGATCGACACCACGGACTCTCCCGCCGGGTTCGCCGATATCAAGACGCTGATGAGCCGTAAGGATGCCGCTCTCGATCTCCAGGGCGACACGACGAAGCTGAGCGAGGAGGAGATCAAGGCGGAGCGCAGGCGCCAACTGCCGGACACCGGACTCGTTGTGCTCTACCCGATCGACAAGGTCTCCGAGCCGGTGCCGGCGAAGGCGACGCGTCGCGCCCTGAACGCCGAGGAGCACGTCATCGGCGTCGGCCTCGTCTTCCCTCGACCGTCGGGCGACGACAGCACCGTCGAATGGAACTACATCTCTGCCGATCTGTCCGGTGTGAACCTCGAGGTGGAGGACTTCAGCCTCGTGGAGGGCGAGGCCGCAGGGTGA